TGACAAGGCCCGTGAGCAGGCTGTCCGTGTAGCCGAGGTTGGACGTGACAAGGCACAGGCTCTGGCTGACCGTGACAAGGAAATTGAAATCGCGGCCAAGGAAGAAGAGCGCGCCAAGGCTGAGTCTGCCCGACTGGCCGCTGAGGCTCTCCGTGAAACCAATGAGCAGGCTGTGAAGACCGTCGAGGTCGTCGAGGCTGCTAAGCGTGACAAAGAGCAGCAGATCATTGCTGCCGAAGCCGACGCAGAGAAGAACTACGTAACCCTTCAGCGTAAGGCTGATGCTTCTGCCTATGAAGTCAAGAAGGATGCTGAAGCTCGTAAGGAAGCTGCAGAAGCTGACTTCTCCGCCAAGGTCAAGGCAGCTCAGGCCGTAGAGGAGACTCTGAAACGTGAGGCAGCTGGTAAGCAAGCTGCGGACATGGTGCCTGTACAGGTCGGATCCAAGCAGGTCGAAGTTGATCGCGCAAGTCAGATGATTGTGGTCGACGTGGCTGCCAAGCAGGTCGAAGTTGACCGCGCATCCGTGACAGTGAAGGACGCTGAAGTTGCTGTGGAGCGTAAGGCTTTGGAGCAGAAGGAAGAGTTCGGCCGTGCTGGTATCGACTTGCAGATCACTCTGGCCAAGATCGAGGCCATGAAGGAAGTGGAAATCGCCAAGGCCACGGCGCTCGGTACGATGCTGAGCAATGCGGAAATGACGCTGTTTGGGGATCCCACCTCTGCTGCGGACATCGTTGGTAAGTACAACAACGCCATGGGAATTGGGAAGTCTCTCGAAGGCTTTATGGCCAGCATGCCCGAGGGTAGCGCTGCTCGTAAACTGGTCGATGGTGTCGTTGAAAAGGTTGGTGGACTGGCCGAAGCAGTATCTGATCGGCTGACTCAGGATGCACCGGCTGATGATGCTCCTGCAACGACCGCTGCTCCGACTCCGCCCCCGACACCTGCCAAGAAGGCTCCGGTACCGCCAGTTGATCCTGCAAAGTAGTAGTAAGTACTACTAATTACTAAGTAAAACCACAAGCTCCTGTTTGTAACTACAAACAGGAGCTTTTTTATTATAAAAATCCACTTCAACCCTTATGTATTTTACGACAAATAGCAACCTTGACAAAGCTTAATCTCTATGTTAATATAACAAGTTCCTTAAAATCAATTAGAAGGAGATAACCATGGCTGAAATAATTACTATTAGTGCTGTTTTAATTCTTGGAACTCTGCTTTATTGGCTTTCAACCAGAAAGTCCAGTTCACAAGCAAAAATCGGCCTAGAAATGATTGGTAATGAGGCGCTTAAAACCAAAGACCAGGTTCACGTTGATCTTAAAATTAGTTTGAGTATGTCTTTTTCTGCTACTACTATTAAATATGGATTAGTACGTCTATTGCAAGAAGTTCAAAATAATACTAAAACAAGGATTATTAAACTACTTCAGCAATTATCTTTTGTTGAAGTAGATAATAATTTCGTTTTCACTGATAAAGTACGAACTGGCCTAAAACCATTGTTTGACAGTTATGGACTTGAGATTACTAAGATCAAGGTTCATTTTGTCCGACAATCTAAGTAGGGAGTCTCCATGAAAATGTACTTTTTCATTTTTATAATAGTACTCATTGTAACTTTTGTTCAAGGAAGGTTTTTTAAAGGATCCACCCGCCCGCTTCTCCGAGCATTGATTTATGCTGGTCTTGCTTGCCTAGGAACATTTCTTTTTATAATTGGAATACAGTGGCTTTTGGGTCTACTACTAGTGGTAATTGCCATTATTGGTATATACTTTCTAATCAAGTTGAAATCTTCTATTAATGAAGAAAACGAAGAATAGTCTGTCAAAAACAAAAGAGCGTTGATATCATCAACGCTCTTTTTCATTTTCTCAAAAAATTATTTCATTGGATCATGACCACCTTTGGACCAGGGATTACAACGAAGCACTCTATAAGCTGCCTTTGCCCCACCAACAAATACTCCATATTTTTCAATTGCCTGATAGCCATATTCTGAACAAGATGGTTTATATTTACAATAGCCTCCCGGAAAATTATCCTTCAATGGGCCATGATCAAAAGACAGTGTACTTTGATAAATTTTTATCAACTTTAGAACAAAAATCCTAGGAAAATATTTTAAGTGATGGTTTAATTTCATAAAAGATTCAATTTTTTAAGAAGTCCAATTAGCTCAGTTTTAATTTCCCCAAGTTCTTTATGCTTTATACTTGGTTTAGTAATTATTAAACAATCATAATTTCCCTTGATCTGACTTTGCTCTCTTTGAACTATATTCCTAAGTCGCCTTTTTATTTTATTTCGCTCAGTAGCTCTTTTATCTATTTTATTATTTACAATAAATCCAAATCTATTATATTTAAGGCTATTATTAAATATTTTAACAATCAAAAATTTTCCAGCTATATTCAACCCTTTTTTTTGTTTAAAATCTTTGCCCCAAAAGGCATCAAATTCATTTTGCTTAGTTATTCTGTTTTCCTTTTTCAACATAATAGACTTTTTAAGCATTACTAAATTTCTGGTTTCTTTTATTCAAAAAAGAAACCACTTATAGTGTAGCTTCTTTTCTATATTTGTTCCAGTTATCAACGGTCAGAAGAACTTAAGCTTGTTCTAGCTTTATCTCGTCTTCTCTTTAAAATTGATCGGCCGTTTTTAGTTTGCATTCTGGATCGAAATCCATGCTTTTTCAGCTTTTTCCGAATATTCGGTTGAAATGTTCTTTTTGGCATATTTTTGTGCTAGATATTAACTTTCAAAAGTATACTTCTTTATTTTGTTTTTGTCAATAGGCTAATATAGCTTGCTTTTTTTTTCAGACTATTATAAAATTTTCTCTAGAGCTACCTTCCACGTTATCAACATGATATTAACAGTTTAGTAACTTTTCAACAGCTTGTCCACATGTTAGTTGAGTGCTAAAATAAAAACAGTCCTCTACTATAAGTAATCTCTAATAAAAATAAAAAGCTATGGAAGATCAAAATGAGCAACTTTGGTTAGCTGTTCTTGGTGAACTTGAACTCTCCTTAAGTAAAGCCAGTTTTACCACCTGGTTAAAAAATACTTTTATTATAAAAAATGATGAAGGATGTATTGAGGTTGGTGTGCCTAATACTTTTTCACAAGCCTGGTTAAAACAAAAATACCACCAACAGATATACAAGATTATTCAAACAAAAAGCAAAGAGAGAATTAAAGAAATAAACTATAAAGTTCAAAGCTTAAAATCTTACAACAAACAAATAGATGAATTAAAGAAAACTGTTTCTACTCAAGAACAAATCCCAGAAGCTACCCAAAATGAAGTTCTCGCTAAGCAAACAAAAAAACAAGGACTCAATGTTAAATATCTTTTCGACTCCTTTATTGTTGGTAAAGCTAATGAACTAGCTCACGCTGCAGCTTTAGCTGTGGCTGAAAAACCAGGATTAACTTATAACCCTCTTTTTATTTATGGTGGTGTTGGATTAGGAAAAACTCACCTACTACAATCCGTTGGGCATGCCGTTTCACAAAAAAATCCTGAAAAAAAGATCGTTTATGTAACTTGTGAACAATTTACCAATGACTTTATAAGTTCAATTTCTTCTGGCCAGGCTGTTCGTTTTAATAATACTTACCGTACTGCTGATGTTCTACTAATTGATGATATTCAATTTTTAACTGGCAAAGAAGGAACTCAAGAAGCTTTTTTTCATACTTTCAATGATCTTCATCAGAGAGATAAACAGATTGTTATAACTTCTGATCGTCCACCAAAAGCTATTTCTACCCTAGAAGATCGTTTATTATCTCGTTTTGAATGGGGAATGATTGCTGATATTTCTCAACCTGATCTTGAAACCAGAATTGCCATTTTGGAAACTAAATGCCAAGAAAAAGAATTTTTATTAGAAAGAGACATTATTCAGTACATCACCTTGAATATTCAAAATAATATTCGTGAACTCGAAGGTGCCCTAAATAAGATTATTGCTTACCATCAATTAAATAAACTTGAACCTACTCTAGAAAATATCAAAAAGATACTATTTTCAATTTCTGAATCAAGTAAAAAGGGTGGTGCTGTTTCTGCAAAACAGCTAATTGATTTGGTTAGTGGTTTTTATGAACTATCACTGGACGATATTCTAGGTAAAAGTAGAGAAAAAAGATTAGCTTTTCCTCGCCAAATCATAATGTATCTCCTTCGTGAAGAATTAAGCTGTTCATATCCAATGATAGGAAGTGAACTAGGTGGTCGAGATCACACAACTGCTATGCATGCTTACGATAAAATTTCTAGATTAATTGCTGAAGATGAAAAATTGCGTCAAGAAATAAATTTAATCAAACAAAAGGTATATTCATCTTGATAAGTTGTGCATAACCATATAAAAAAATGTCCACATTCTTGTTTATAACTTTTAGTCATTTCTGTTCATAAGTATTTCGAAATCACCAAAAGACCACTTATAAACATTTAAGGACTGTTCATCTACACCCATGTCAACAGGGTTACGCAATGATTTTTTCAATAAACTAATTACAAAAAAGCACTTATCCACCCGTATCCACAGCCTTATTATTATTATTGTTTTTATATATATAGAATTATAAAAAAGAGAATCTATGAAAATCACATGTCTTCAAGAGAACTTAAACTTCGGGTTACAAACTACAGGACACCTTGTAAATAAAAATATCAACTTACCTATCTTAAACAATGTACTGCTTGAAGCCAAGGAAGGAAGCTTGAAACTTTCTAGTACAAATTTAGAAATAGGGATTAGTAGTGTTGTTAGATGTAAAGTTGAAAAAGAAGGAAGCTTCACAGTGGACGCAAGACTTCTGGCTGATTATGTTAATCTTTTAGCCAAAGACCAAGTTAATATGGAATTATTAGCAGATGATTTTATGAAGATAGCCTGTCTATCCTCTGAAACTAAAATGAAAGGAATTGTTGCTGATGATTTCCCAGTTATTCCTCAAATTGAAAAGAAAGATCCGTTTACTATTAAAATCAGTGATTTTAAAAAAGCTCTATCGCAGGTTATATTTTCAGTAGCAAGTTCAGAAACAAGACCTGAAATAAGTGGTATTTTAATGAACTTTAATAAACTTAGTAAAAACAAATTAGTAATGGTCGGAACTGATAGTTATAGGTTAGCTGAAAAATTTGTGGAATTAGAAAAGAATGAACAAGAACAAGAAGTTATAGTACCACTAAAAACTTTACAAGAATTACTTAGAATCCTTGGTAACTTAAAGGACAAGGCTGATACTCCAGAAAATTTGGAAATTTATATTACCGAAAATCAAGTTCTATTTACTTGTGCTAATATTGAATTAATATCTAGAC
This region of Candidatus Falkowbacteria bacterium genomic DNA includes:
- the yidD gene encoding membrane protein insertion efficiency factor YidD, which encodes MKLNHHLKYFPRIFVLKLIKIYQSTLSFDHGPLKDNFPGGYCKYKPSCSEYGYQAIEKYGVFVGGAKAAYRVLRCNPWSKGGHDPMK
- the rnpA gene encoding ribonuclease P protein component — protein: MLKKENRITKQNEFDAFWGKDFKQKKGLNIAGKFLIVKIFNNSLKYNRFGFIVNNKIDKRATERNKIKRRLRNIVQREQSQIKGNYDCLIITKPSIKHKELGEIKTELIGLLKKLNLL
- the rpmH gene encoding 50S ribosomal protein L34, whose amino-acid sequence is MPKRTFQPNIRKKLKKHGFRSRMQTKNGRSILKRRRDKARTSLSSSDR
- the dnaA gene encoding chromosomal replication initiator protein DnaA, giving the protein MEDQNEQLWLAVLGELELSLSKASFTTWLKNTFIIKNDEGCIEVGVPNTFSQAWLKQKYHQQIYKIIQTKSKERIKEINYKVQSLKSYNKQIDELKKTVSTQEQIPEATQNEVLAKQTKKQGLNVKYLFDSFIVGKANELAHAAALAVAEKPGLTYNPLFIYGGVGLGKTHLLQSVGHAVSQKNPEKKIVYVTCEQFTNDFISSISSGQAVRFNNTYRTADVLLIDDIQFLTGKEGTQEAFFHTFNDLHQRDKQIVITSDRPPKAISTLEDRLLSRFEWGMIADISQPDLETRIAILETKCQEKEFLLERDIIQYITLNIQNNIRELEGALNKIIAYHQLNKLEPTLENIKKILFSISESSKKGGAVSAKQLIDLVSGFYELSLDDILGKSREKRLAFPRQIIMYLLREELSCSYPMIGSELGGRDHTTAMHAYDKISRLIAEDEKLRQEINLIKQKVYSS
- the dnaN gene encoding DNA polymerase III subunit beta, which codes for MKITCLQENLNFGLQTTGHLVNKNINLPILNNVLLEAKEGSLKLSSTNLEIGISSVVRCKVEKEGSFTVDARLLADYVNLLAKDQVNMELLADDFMKIACLSSETKMKGIVADDFPVIPQIEKKDPFTIKISDFKKALSQVIFSVASSETRPEISGILMNFNKLSKNKLVMVGTDSYRLAEKFVELEKNEQEQEVIVPLKTLQELLRILGNLKDKADTPENLEIYITENQVLFTCANIELISRLLEGQYPDYKQIIPQETKTKIITSTSELVKAIKKVALFSKTGIFDINLVFEAQKGLTVQATNSQLGESKADIDVEFTGETNDTTLNYRYLLDGLNNVDASEVEISLVDNNLPCLIRPKGTTDYLYIVMPIKQ